One genomic window of Candidatus Kuenenia stuttgartiensis includes the following:
- a CDS encoding type II toxin-antitoxin system RelE/ParE family toxin, whose amino-acid sequence MVVRRFPRDMQMRAFAKLNAIDAAIHLKDLHLPPSNRFEALKGERKEQYSIRINDRWRICFEWRNGNAEEVEIVDYH is encoded by the coding sequence ATAGTAGTACGAAGGTTTCCTCGTGATATGCAAATGCGCGCATTTGCAAAGCTCAATGCGATTGATGCAGCCATCCATCTTAAAGATTTGCACCTGCCACCATCAAACCGGTTTGAGGCGTTAAAGGGCGAACGTAAGGAGCAGTATAGCATTCGAATCAATGATAGATGGCGTATTTGTTTTGAGTGGCGTAATGGTAACGCAGAAGAGGTCGAAATTGTTGATTATCATTAA
- a CDS encoding HigA family addiction module antitoxin gives MAKRRITPVHPGVYLKELLDELKISQYRLSQDLGVPAMRINHVVHSKRPVTAELALRLGRYFGQSPRYWMNLQSRYDMDIAEDALFEQVTREVRPFNGRFIIHK, from the coding sequence ATGGCTAAACGTCGTATTACTCCAGTTCACCCTGGGGTATATCTGAAAGAATTACTCGATGAATTAAAAATATCACAATACCGGCTATCACAGGATTTAGGTGTGCCTGCCATGAGGATCAATCATGTGGTACATAGCAAACGTCCGGTAACTGCAGAGCTTGCCTTGCGTTTAGGGCGCTATTTTGGTCAAAGCCCGCGCTATTGGATGAACCTGCAAAGCCGGTATGATATGGATATTGCCGAAGATGCCTTATTCGAACAGGTAACACGTGAAGTTCGCCCCTTTAACGGTAGATTTATAATTCACAAGTAA
- a CDS encoding DUF3309 family protein, which produces MSLSTILIGALILVILGVIPTWPYSRSWGYKPGFVFGMVLIIVLILILLSRS; this is translated from the coding sequence ATGTCACTTAGCACAATATTAATCGGAGCTCTGATTCTGGTCATTTTGGGCGTAATCCCAACCTGGCCATATAGTCGGTCGTGGGGTTATAAACCCGGCTTTGTTTTTGGGATGGTGCTGATTATCGTACTGATCCTGATTTTGTTGAGCAGGAGCTAG
- a CDS encoding IS4-like element ISCku3 family transposase → MMREDWDLLRTFFPNDWKSLAVDTNALKGLRKDKSEEKLLRTLLIHLGCGYSLRETVVRAKRANLADLSDVALLKRLKKSKEWLYKLCLSLFRERGLQINKRNNFHLRLFDATTVKEPGKTGSLWRIHYSIEVPSLSCDFFKLTGTEGEGTGESFRQFPMKKDDYIIADRGYCTGQGIHHATRKGAYLSVRVNSQSLRIFGEEKKPFPLLKEIQYLKRPLAIKSWNVFIPNVDNTEYVKGRLCIIHKTEEAIKIAHKKLKRHASKKGIELKPETLIYAKYVIVFTTFPENQFTAFDILEWYRVRWQIELVFKRFKQIAQFGHLPKYDDDSSKAWLYGKLFVALLTEKLIDFATSFSPWGYFIVKQED, encoded by the coding sequence ATGATGAGAGAAGATTGGGATCTTCTAAGAACTTTCTTCCCAAACGATTGGAAAAGTTTAGCCGTTGATACAAATGCTTTAAAAGGCTTGCGCAAGGATAAATCTGAAGAAAAGCTTCTTCGAACATTATTAATTCATTTAGGATGTGGCTATTCATTGCGTGAAACAGTAGTTCGAGCCAAGCGTGCTAACTTAGCAGATTTATCCGATGTTGCCTTATTAAAGCGATTAAAAAAGAGCAAAGAATGGCTATATAAATTATGTTTATCTTTATTCCGTGAGCGTGGCCTCCAAATTAATAAACGGAATAATTTTCATCTTCGCTTATTTGATGCAACAACAGTAAAGGAACCTGGGAAAACAGGAAGTCTTTGGCGCATTCATTATAGTATTGAGGTTCCTTCATTATCTTGCGATTTCTTTAAACTTACGGGAACTGAAGGAGAAGGCACAGGAGAATCTTTTCGGCAGTTTCCGATGAAAAAAGATGATTATATTATAGCTGACAGAGGTTACTGTACTGGCCAAGGAATTCATCATGCAACAAGGAAAGGCGCTTATCTTAGCGTTAGAGTTAATTCGCAATCTCTACGGATATTCGGCGAAGAAAAGAAACCCTTTCCTTTATTGAAAGAAATCCAATATTTAAAAAGACCCCTTGCTATAAAATCATGGAACGTTTTTATTCCAAACGTTGATAATACTGAATATGTCAAAGGTCGTCTTTGTATAATACACAAAACAGAAGAAGCCATTAAAATAGCTCATAAAAAACTTAAAAGACATGCAAGCAAAAAGGGCATTGAACTAAAACCGGAGACCCTTATTTATGCCAAGTACGTAATAGTATTCACAACGTTTCCTGAAAATCAATTTACCGCTTTTGATATCTTAGAATGGTATCGAGTTCGATGGCAAATTGAACTGGTCTTTAAAAGATTTAAACAAATAGCACAATTTGGACACTTACCTAAATACGATGATGATAGCTCAAAAGCTTGGCTTTATGGCAAACTATTCGTTGCTCTTTTGACAGAAAAACTAATAGATTTTGCTACGTCTTTTTCCCCCTGGGGATACTTCATTGTCAAGCAAGAAGACTAA